In the Eremothecium cymbalariae DBVPG#7215 chromosome 7, complete sequence genome, one interval contains:
- the SEN1 gene encoding DNA/RNA helicase SEN1 (similar to Ashbya gossypii AER115W) yields MSAFDSLSELEKLALTYKSKIEQVYEGIYQNESDLLTDILHNLIPKVSSKDVHMFCNSNFQPVAVFSLTLFSFQNHPEAVKWLQNRLNNCLSHCRRCVTQFVKGKSKMIQHFAVNRRIAHTKVASFNELICMWRAHVVLPIFRDFSANGVTLQLVLSEYEVLMNPQMLRCSAELQHYHEIVFKSLYGMKHELLDFDNPNGITSFVPGVVYSYNSGSPEQFLWAQKFLQHLFDTKYLITIENITCELLDELMHHVINIQTKANGIPHANSIGLFWCRMCPLFALMHVEVLKEYFIEFKNIKSLKSAISVPIESVFKLFYHHFIMQLRPKPLDILLRILKLFLEKFGAEFWTLVQPYTFHSVPDILFNGDFTNSLISLQSKPICKEGPDTWLHADGSVSDLVMWTLPYYRSLSKAYKIQMVRKIAFGFLGVINSTPQIQSVPKGLLVNAATLLLNQALKVDEASRSLLYSSDGNFETIIFTIADVRTPLNNEATLKIIVDTANNPSALYPGFPTGSISNSAMEVLANCINVDILNLCETTYKLYTGKHQNKKTAHEVKVTTVLISRLVAALNFRSQTDATNKVAALFGSLRNVNGLLVLQNHQDTHSMQQNAMVKEYIELIIKLIGKCADISPTTMSTVLSMKIATQGFWSCIFSPCQDLYQEATNLLYETFDVEGRLEGFQELFNHNMTTNLQAVCMVLSQLIKNEFYEPCPRAVRVLMDVIHVFMDPVSGMFANYSTLKTTETDTALFDFWKDTWNFLDMIYRVTLNWATKYPYTELENFTKDTLDVSNLLMNSYREFADILTKDFTNNDDDLFKCAMSPFKHMLYWLRLSDEDLLASCVTLIVSASDLSKEKNFQFDDALVREMACYACKSRKYLNKLTSHQSSDLLSRAKYFNEALTDSIIQEVERYNKEKELSKRDQSPEITSSRSGTPSVTQMALPQQRVDYLQRKAMASSITSRPKGQSSITSYGSLKRGFISAPSAPSKPLSKMELERRKLVAERVVHPPSQNVFNPRSGRKHLKVHGDDDSSSDNSDIDDANELFAIAKPKQRYTPVLLDINGKEIKANGSKVDLKKLEEEHMRKRLNVDLNPFYDKVLRWNYTRISAYPDDNSEQEYTDIEDQFRSSKHYQKVMEPLLLLECWQGLCAVRDREIHKAFSFIVGNRTVVSDFYEVYASINKKVVQQAEINEADMIVLGHFPDSNHQKTLTNDHFKKSQNTCLAKIRSIKNAKGENMDLTLRIHRSHRFSNFLTLRTEIYAVKAMQMTTVEREYTSLQGLPYYDLVSQIITAKPTEEQHAEDAEVEKVKINYKLNTSQATAVVSTVKNLGFSLIQGPPGTGKTKTILGIVGYFLSTIRVSPSNVIKNPTQVGNISTEQLLQKQKVLICAPSNAAVDELVLRLREGLTNFEGKHFKPKLVRVGRSDAVNAAIKDLTLEELVDKRAITQSLEMTHDPALDQNFHNAVDERRKLRDTINKEDGSPTSVLSTDQISKIQLKLRELSKTINELGKQRDELRERNSVIYRNRELNKRKAQARILAESDIICSTLSGSAHDVLASLGVKFDTVIIDEACQCTELSSIIPLRYGGKRCIMVGDPNQLPPTVLSGAASTYKYNQSLFVRMENNCKPHLLDVQYRMHSMISSFPSLEFYDGKLKDGPDMDNINQRQWHETQPFAPYKFFDILTGKQQQNAKTMSYVNYDECQVSIEMVDKLLRLYEKKVDFTGKIGIISPYREQMQMMKKAFRSYFGGTIFTYIDFNTIDGFQGQEKEIIIISCVRADDSKNNVGFLKDFRRMNVALTRAKTSLWILGHHKSLCRNKLWMNLISDAKTRGCLELACPGFLDKHNRGAKEILQRFKDHHDHIGSSEAYRSVPGNSLKKRKKGHTSGPTKRLKASEEAESDDYDPVAEFKKENHKDPTGEQMSGGSVNSVPEVSKNSEYNLKRANSDGGMNERNPKMFKVETNTKRSGIKKKSSIFGSNLPISSIVPVISSDPHIYDLKEKKGATIKSQCPPNYRGSRRAQWIRI; encoded by the coding sequence atgAGTGCTTTCGATTCTTTGTCCGAATTGGAAAAGCTTGCACTAACCTATAAATCGAAGATAGAACAGGTATACGAAGGTATATACCAAAATGAAAGCGACTTATTGACTGATATCTTGCACAATCTGATTCCAAAGGTGAGTTCTAAAGATGTGCATATGTTCTGTAATTCTAACTTTCAACCTGTAGCTGTGTTTTCATTGactttgttttcttttcagaaTCACCCCGAAGCAGTTAAATGGTTACAGAATAGGTTGAATAATTGTTTAAGTCACTGTAGGCGCTGTGTTACTCAATTTGTGAAGGGTAAATCTAAGATGATACAGCATTTTGCTGTGAACAGGCGTATTGCACACACTAAAGTTGCAAGTTTCAACGAGTTAATCTGCATGTGGAGGGCACATGTTGTTTTGCCTATTTTTAGAGACTTCAGTGCAAATGGTGTCACCCTTCAATTAGTTCTATCAGAATACGAGGTTTTGATGAACCCCCAGATGCTTAGATGCTCTGCGGAACTCCAACATTACCATGAAATTGTCTTCAAAAGTCTCTATGGTATGAAACACGAACTTTTGGACTTTGATAACCCAAATGGTATAACGAGCTTTGTACCTGGGGTCGtatattcatataataGCGGCTCTCCAGAGCAATTTCTTTGGGCCCAAAAATTCTTACAGCATTTATTCGACACCAAATACTTAATCactattgaaaatattacCTGTGAATTACTAGATGAATTGATGCATCATGTTATTAATATACAGACTAAGGCCAATGGGATCCCCCATGCGAATTCAATTGGGTTATTCTGGTGCAGAATGTGCCCCCTTTTTGCATTGATGCATGTGGAAGTTTTGAAAGAGTATTTTattgaattcaaaaacattaAATCGTTGAAGTCTGCCATATCAGTCCCGATAGAGTCTGTCTTTAAATTATTCTATCATCATTTCATAATGCAGTTAAGACCAAAGCCATTGGATATACTCTTGCGAATTTTAAAgctttttttggaaaagtttGGTGCAGAGTTCTGGACCCTTGTTCAACCTTATACATTCCATAGTGTTCCTgatattttattcaacGGTGACTTCACAAATTCATTAATAAGCCTTCAAAGTAAGCCTATATGTAAAGAAGGCCCAGACACCTGGTTACATGCAGATGGATCTGTTTCTGATCTTGTGATGTGGACGCTGCCGTATTATAGATCGTTGTCAAAGGCATACAAGATCCAGATGGTTAGAAAGATTGCTTTCGGCTTTTTAGGTGTGATAAATTCAACACCTCAAATTCAATCCGTCCCAAAAGGATTATTGGTTAATGCAGcaacattattattaaaccAAGCCTTGAAAGTAGATGAGGCGAGTAGatcattattatattcttcCGATGGCAATTTTGAAACTATAATTTTTACCATTGCCGATGTTAGGACTCCTTTGAATAATGAAGCtacattaaaaataattgtCGATACTGCAAACAATCCCTCTGCGTTATACCCTGGGTTTCCTACAGGATCTATATCCAATTCTGCGATGGAAGTCTTAGCTAACTGTATTaatgttgatattttaaatttgtgTGAAACCACTTACAAATTATATACAGGAAAGcatcaaaacaaaaaaacagCACATGAAGTAAAGGTTACTACGGTGTTAATATCAAGGCTAGTTGCAGCACTAAATTTCCGGTCCCAAACCGACGCAACCAATAAAGTTGCAGCATTGTTTGGTTCCTTACGAAATGTTAATGGTTTACTAGTTCTGCAAAACCATCAAGATACCCATTCGATGCAGCAAAATGCTATGGTCAAAGAATACATTGAGCTAATCATAAAATTGATTGGTAAATGTGCCGATATTTCTCCAACCACTATGAGTACTGTATTATCCATGAAAATAGCTACTCAAGGCTTTTGGTCATGTATTTTTTCTCCGTGCCAAGATCTATACCAGGAAGCTACAAACTTATTATATGAGACGTTTGACGTTGAAGGACGTCTCGAAGGTTTCCAAGAGTTGTTCAATCACAACATGACAACAAATCTACAGGCGGTTTGCATGGTTCTAAGCCAGTTGATCAAGAATGAATTTTATGAACCATGCCCTAGAGCGGTTAGAGTTTTAATGGACGTTATTCACGTTTTTATGGATCCAGTTAGTGGTATGTTTGCAAACTATTCCactttaaaaacaacgGAAACCGATACAGCTTTATTCGATTTCTGGAAAGACACATGGAACTTCTTGGATATGATATATCGCGTTACTTTGAATTGGGCTACCAAATACCCGTATACtgaattggaaaactttACTAAGGACACATTAGATGTCAGCAATTTGTTAATGAATTCATATAGAGAATTTGCAGATATTTTAACGAAGGATTTTACCAATAACGATGATGATTTATTCAAATGTGCTATGAGCCCTTTTAAACATATGTTATATTGGTTGAGATTAAGTGATGAAGACTTACTTGCATCTTGTGTCACATTGATTGTTTCTGCATCCGATTTGTCTAAAGAGAAGAACTTTCAGTTTGACGATGCGTTGGTTCGTGAAATGGCGTGCTATGCTTGCAAGTCGCggaaatatttgaataaatTAACTAGCCATCAATCCAGTGATTTGCTTTCTCGAGCCAAGTACTTCAACGAGGCATTAACTGATTCAATAATCCAGGAAGTAGAAAGATACAATAAAGAGAAGGAACTATCTAAAAGGGATCAATCTCCTGAAATAACTAGTAGCCGTTCTGGTACCCCCAGTGTTACCCAGATGGCGCTGCCTCAACAACGTGTGGACTATTTACAACGAAAGGCGATGGCATCTTCTATTACAAGTAGACCTAAGGGCCAAAGTTCTATCACATCATATGGATCGCTTAAAAGAGGATTTATATCGGCCCCTTCCGCTCCTTCAAAACCGCTATCAAAAATGGAGcttgaaagaagaaagctGGTCGCTGAACGTGTCGTTCATCCTCCAAGTCAAAATGTTTTCAACCCACGCTCTGGTAGAAAGCACTTAAAAGTACACGGAGATGATGATAGTAGCAGTGATAACAGTGATATCGATGATGCCAATGAATTGTTTGCAATTGCTAAACCGAAGCAGAGATATACACCAGTTTTGCTTGACATAAACGGTAAGGAGATAAAGGCCAATGGGTCAAAGGTCGATCTgaaaaaattggaagaagaacataTGAGAAAAAGGTTAAATGTAGATTTAAACCCCTTTTACGACAAAGTGTTACGTTGGAATTATACGAGAATTTCTGCATATCCAGATGATAATTCTGAGCAGGAATATACTGATATCGAAGATCAATTCAGGTCTTCAAAACATTATCAGAAGGTAATGGAGCCTTTATTGCTACTAGAATGTTGGCAAGGATTGTGTGCAGTTAGAGATAGAGAGATTCACAAGGCATTCAGCTTTATTGTTGGTAACAGAACAGTGGTATCAGACTTTTATGAAGTTTACGCTTCAATTAATAAGAAAGTTGTGCAGCAAGCTGAGATTAATGAAGCGGATATGATTGTTCTCGGTCATTTCCCGGATTCAAATCATCAGAAAACGCTGACAAATGATCATTTTAAGAAGTCCCAGAATACCTGTTTGGCAAAAATCCGTAGCATCAAGAATGCAAAAGGTGAAAATATGGATCTAACTCTTCGAATTCATCGTAGTCATAGATTCTCAAACTTCTTAACTTTGAGGACTGAAATTTACGCTGTTAAAGCTATGCAAATGACTACTGTAGAAAGAGAATATACCTCATTACAAGGTTTGCCATATTATGATCTTGTCTCCCAAATTATAACCGCGAAGCCGACTGAGGAGCAGCATGCGGAGGAtgcagaagttgaaaaagtgAAAATTAACTATAAATTGAACACATCGCAAGCAACTGCTGTTGTTAGCACCGTGAAAAATCTTGGGTTCTCCTTAATTCAAGGACCGCCCGGTACTGGTAAAACCAAAACTATTCTAGGTATCGTAGGCTATTTCTTGTCGACTATTAGAGTATCGCCCTCTAACGTTATAAAGAATCCAACTCAAGTGGGAAACATTTCTACAGAGCAACTTCTACAGAAGCAAAAAGTATTAATTTGTGCACCGAGTAATGCTGCTGTCGACGAACTAGTATTGAGATTAAGAGAGGGTCTAACAAATTTCGAAGGTAAGCATTTTAAACCAAAGTTAGTTCGTGTAGGTAGATCAGATGCTGTAAATGCTGCAATTAAGGATTTGACGTTGGAGGAACTAGTTGACAAAAGGGCTATAACCCAGTCCCTTGAAATGACACATGATCCAGCTTTGGATCAGAATTTTCATAATGCAGTTGATGAGCGCAGAAAATTGAGGGATACAATCAACAAAGAAGACGGATCACCTACCAGTGTTTTGTCTACTGATCAGATATCTAAAATCCAGTTAAAGTTACGGGAGCTGAGTAAGACAATAAATGAGCTGGGTAAACAGCGTGATGAGCTAAGGGAAAGAAATTCCGTGATTTATAGAAACAGGGAGCTAAATAAAAGGAAAGCTCAGGCTCGCATACTTGCAGAGAGTGATATTATTTGCTCCACTTTATCAGGATCTGCCCATGATGTTTTGGCTTCATTGGGGGTAAAATTTGACACTGTAATTATTGATGAGGCCTGTCAATGTACGGAACTATCAAGCATAATTCCATTGAGATATGGGGGTAAAAGATGTATTATGGTTGGTGATCCAAACCAATTACCTCCAACGGTATTGTCTGGAGCTGCCAGTACCTATAAGTACAATCAATCGTTGTTTGTTAGGATGGAAAATAATTGTAAGCCACATTTATTAGATGTTCAATACCGTATGCATTCTATGATCAGTTCCTTCCCATCATTAGAGTTTTATGATGGTAAACTAAAAGACGGTCCGGATATGGATAACATTAATCAACGGCAATGGCATGAAACCCAACCATTTGCCCCTTAcaagttttttgatattcttACTGGTAAACAACAGCAGAATGCTAAGACCATGTCTTACGTGAACTATGATGAATGTCAAGTTTCTATTGAAATGGTAGACAAGTTGTTAAGGCTATATGAGAAAAAAGTTGATTTCACAGGGAAGATTGGCATTATATCTCCCTATAGGGAACAGATGcaaatgatgaagaaagcTTTCAGAAGCTATTTTGGAGGAACTATTTTCACGTATATTGATTTTAACACTATTGATGGGTTTCAGGGACAAGAGAAggaaattattattatatcttGTGTTCGTGCAGACgattcaaaaaataatgttggctttttgaaggatttCAGACGTATGAATGTTGCATTAACCAGAGCAAAGACTAGCTTATGGATATTGGGTCATCATAAATCTCTATGTAGGAATAAATTGTGGATGAACCTAATTTCTGATGCGAAAACACGGGGTTGTTTGGAACTTGCCTGCCCTGGATTTTTAGACAAGCATAATAGAGGTGCCAAGGAGATATTACAGAGGTTTAAGGACCATCATGATCATATTGGATCATCTGAGGCATATCGTTCGGTACCAGGTAATTCCCtcaaaaagagaaaaaaaggGCACACTTCTGGTCCTACTAAAAGGCTAAAGGCTTCAGAAGAAGCTGAATCTGATGACTATGATCCAGTTGCagaatttaaaaaggaGAACCATAAAGATCCAACAGGAGAGCAAATGAGTGGTGGATCTGTTAATTCAGTTCCTGAAGTATCGAAGAACTCTGAATATAACTTAAAAAGGGCAAACTCCGATGGTG
- the CRN1 gene encoding coronin (similar to Ashbya gossypii AER114W), translated as MSGKFVRASKYRHVFGQSVKKELHYENLKVTINAWDSNLIKTNGKYISINWNASGGGAFAVVPVEEIGKAPDQIPLFRGHTAQILDTDFDPFNDQIIASSSDDTKIAIWEIPSDYSFHNAQDEDGNTKDVTPVKFLMGHTRKVGHVLYHPTASNILASSSLDHTVRIWNVETGETVIILKHPDMVTSMSFSYNGDYLATCCRDKKLRVWDIRKQEVVSEGQGHSSPKNQRVVWLGNSDRLATTGFSKLSDRQIGVWDAFNIDKGELGGFYTVDQSSGILMPFYDDSNKILYVAGKGDGNIRYFEFQDDELFALSEFQSTDPQRGFAVAPKKSVNVKDNEVLRAYKTVRDHCIEPISFVVPRKAEVFQNDIYPDAPSGKPALTAEEWLSGKSVEGPILFSVQSLYDGPNPVFSAAERSPNKTFISESPKSTPDKSSTKVIKEVSSPKILLSVQSEKPKVDKVLNSDETVNKMLQKACELDQINKAENPGKETSGWDSDDEHSGSPAIKKVEQKKASVIKPKLPSPSQCRTENVPLREDNSLFNTPKKEPPRMPTLTKGTPNTQNVSESQLATPASARSLGLKQSVEKLSELVLNLETVVSKLAAASLERDNRLKQVEDKIELLLKK; from the exons ATGAG TGGGAAATTTGTTCGTGCATCAAAATATAGACACGTCTTTGGACAGTCGGTTAAAAAGGAACTGCATTACGAAAACTTGAAAGTCACGATCAATGCTTGGGATTCGAACTTGATCAAGACAAATGGGAAGTATATTTCTATTAATTGGAATGCTTCAGGTGGTGGTGCATTTGCTGTGGTGCCCGTAGAAGAAATTGGGAAGGCGCCTGATCAAATCCCATTATTTAGGGGACACACTGCACAGATTTTGGACACAGACTTTGATCCTTTTAATGATCAAATTATAGCTTCATCTTCCGATGATACCAAAATTGCGATCTGGGAAATACCCAGTGATTATTCATTCCACAATGCacaggatgaagatggGAATACGAAAGATGTTACGCCTGTAAAATTTTTGATGGGTCACACTCGCAAAGTTGGACATGTTTTGTATCATCCAACTGCAAGTAACATTTTGGCTTCATCCTCTCTTGACCATACAGTTAGAATTTGGAATGTTGAGACTGGGGAAACTGTAATTATCTTAAAACATCCAGACATGGTGACTTCCATGTCTTTTAGCTACAATGGTGATTACTTGGCGACTTGTTGCCGTGACAAGAAGCTTAGGGTTTGGGATATAAGAAAACAAGAGGTTGTTAGTGAGGGACAAGGTCACTCTAGTCCCAAGAATCAAAGGGTTGTTTGGTTAGGTAATTCTGATAGACTTGCCACAACTGGTTTTTCTAAATTGAGCGACCGCCAAATAGGCGTTTGGGACGCTTTTAATATAGATAAGGGTGAATTGGGTGGTTTTTATACTGTAGACCAATCCTCAGGCATCTTAATGCCATTTTATGATGACTCaaacaaaattttatatGTTGCCGGAAAAGGTGATGGGAACATTCGCTACTTCGAGTTTCAGGATGATGAATTGTTTGCTTTATCAGAATTTCAATCTACAGACCCTCAAAGAGGTTTTGCTGTGGCTCCCAAGAAGTCAGTCAATGTTAAAGATAACGAGGTCTTAAGAGCTTATAAAACTGTTCGTGACCATTGCATTGAGCCTATTTCATTTGTTGTTCCTAGGAAAGCTGAAGTTTTCCAAAACGATATATATCCGGATGCCCCCTCTGGAAAGCCCGCTTTGACAGCAGAGGAGTGGTTGTCAGGAAAGTCGGTTGAAGGTCCTATACTATTCAGTGTCCAGTCATTATATGACGGCCCCAATCCCGTATTTTCGGCTGCTGAAAGATCACCAAACAAAACTTTTATCTCTGAGAGCCCAAAATCCACCCCAGATAAATCCTCAACGAAAGTAATCAAGGAAGTTTCATCTCCAAAGATCTTACTTTCGGTACAATCCGAGAAGCCAAAAGTCGATAAAGTATTAAACTCCGATGAGACCGTCAACAAAATGTTGCAAAAGGCCTGTGAATTAGATCAAATTAATAAGGCTGAAAACCCAGGCAAGGAAACTTCCGGTTGGGATAGTGACGATGAACACTCTGGCTCTCCCGccattaaaaaagttgagCAAAAAAAGGCTTCTGTAATCAAGCCAAAACTTCCTTCCCCGTCTCAATGTCGAACTGAAAATGTTCCTTTAAGGGAGGATAATTCCTTATTCAATACTCCTAAGAAAGAGCCACCTAGGATGCCTACACTTACAAAAGGAACACCAAACACTCAAAATGTCTCTGAATCCCAACTTGCAACCCCAGCATCCGCTAGGTCCCTTGGTCTGAAGCAGTCCGTCGAAAAGTTGTCAGAATTAGTTCTGAACTTGGAAACAGTTGTGTCCAAGCTAGCTGCTGCATCTTTAGAAAGGGATAACCGCTTAAAACAAGTAGAAGATAAGATTGAGCTGCTcttgaagaaataa